In Leopardus geoffroyi isolate Oge1 chromosome D1, O.geoffroyi_Oge1_pat1.0, whole genome shotgun sequence, a single window of DNA contains:
- the LOC123601256 gene encoding tripartite motif-containing protein 5-like isoform X5 gives MASELLKCLQEEVTCPICLDILTQPLSLDCGHSFCQACITAKTKESTTNQGGESRCPVCRIRYCPGELRPNWHVANIVERLREVKVSPEEGQKINLCERHEEKLLLFCKTDGKVICWLCERSQEHRGHHTVLVEEIAQDYQEKLQEALWKLREDQQEARMLEAGIGEERTSWKKQMQTERQSIQAQFKKLKDILEYEELRELQNLENEEKAVLGSLAEAEDELAQHSQLLTGLISDLEHRLQGSTMDMLQDVNHLMERSRVLSLKKPKTFLKGQRNTFRVLDLKEIIQAFKKAHVIPH, from the exons ATGGCTTCTGAACTCCTGAAATGCTTACAGGAGGAAGTGACCTGCCCCATCTGCCTGGACATCCTGACACAGCCCCTGAGCCTAGACTGTGGCCACAGCTTCTGCCAGGCCTGCATCACTGCAAAGACCAAGGAGTCCACGACAAACCAAGGAGGGGAGAGCAGATGCCCTGTGTGCCGAATCAGATACTGTCCTGGGGAGCTGCGTCCTAACTGGCATGTGGCCAACATAgtggagaggctcagagaggtcaaggtgAGCcccgaggaggggcagaagatAAATCTCTGTGAGCGCCATGAAGAGAAACTCCTGCTTTTCTGTAAGACGGATGGGAAGGTCATTTGCTGGCTTTGCGAACGGTCTCAGGAGCACCGCGGTCACCACACTGTCCTCGTGGAGGAAATTGCCCAGGACTACCAG GAGAAGCTCCAGGAAGCTCTATGGAAGCTGAGGGAAGACCAGCAGGAAGCTAGGATGTTGGAAGCTGGTATCGGAGAAGAGAGAACTTCCTGGAAG AAACAAATGCAAACTGAGAGACAAAGTATCCAGGCACAGTTTAAAAAACTGAAGGACATCCTGGAGTATGAGGAGCTGAGGGAGCTGCAGAATTTGGAAAACGAGGAGAAAGCTGTTCTTGGCAGCCTGGCTGAAGCTGAGGATGAACTGGCCCAGCACAGCCAGCTGTTGACCGGCCTCATCTCGGATCTGGAACATCGGCTGCAGGGGTCAACGATGGACATGCTGCAG GATGTGAATCACCTCATGGAAAG GAGCAGGGTCTTGAGTCTGAAGAAACCAAAAACTTTTCTCAAGGGACAAAGGAACACATTCCGAGTTCTTGATCTGAAAGAGATAATACAAGCCTTTAAAAAAG CTCACGTGATTCCACACTGA